A portion of the Acidobacteriaceae bacterium genome contains these proteins:
- a CDS encoding type II toxin-antitoxin system RelE/ParE family toxin: MELEWSFYAISDREAIFDYLEAESPRAAVDIDDRIETQVETLTNFPEIRQTGKSPRHA; encoded by the coding sequence ATGGAACTGGAGTGGTCGTTCTATGCCATTTCTGATCGAGAAGCCATCTTCGATTACCTTGAAGCCGAAAGCCCAAGAGCGGCAGTCGATATCGACGACCGCATTGAAACGCAAGTTGAAACTCTAACGAATTTTCCAGAAATCAGGCAGACCGGGAAGAGTCCCAGGCACGCGTGA
- a CDS encoding RNB domain-containing ribonuclease has protein sequence MSRHEHHEHTSQVTEQKQHKSLPQHGPTSPNEKLKQHRRERGRQWDEHGGPTYGGGDPRHFDLAGAALAEMRAAGFEPEFSDAAREQVREIEARFAQESSAAGFEDMRALGWSAIDNDTSRDLDQIEVAERVGDDIRLHVAIGDVAAAVEKDSPIDEHARQQTQTIYTAVKNFPMLPLELSTGLTSLNENADRLAVVISFTVRPDGSLADETVTRARVRNRAQLAYSRVGPWLERVAAGAKDDDVLSLRSDSAREHDEEQLDSGSLPANWLVEQLKMQDEATQRLHAARVAKGALEFHKAEADPVVVDGKVIDVQEATQNRAMLLIEDLMVAANGVMARTLRKGKRSGLQRVVVIPQRWERIASLAKDKGYDLPVTPDSYALNGVLEQIRAKDPDHYPDVALAVIKLMGPGEYILMKPEDDPTGHFGLAARDYTHSTAPNRRFPDVVTQRALHALQDKQPAPYGDEDLTAIAMHCNEADKALRKIERDMQKRVAAVAMAKHVGETFRAVITGASEKGVYARVIAPPFEGRIIQGGDALDVGDKVNVKLIHTNPARAFIDFAYVGKR, from the coding sequence ATGTCGAGGCACGAGCACCACGAACACACGTCGCAGGTAACAGAGCAGAAGCAGCATAAGAGCCTTCCGCAGCATGGTCCTACGTCACCGAACGAGAAGCTGAAGCAGCATCGGCGAGAGCGCGGCAGGCAGTGGGATGAGCATGGTGGTCCGACGTACGGTGGGGGCGATCCCCGCCACTTTGACCTGGCGGGAGCTGCGCTGGCGGAGATGCGAGCGGCGGGATTTGAGCCGGAGTTTTCGGACGCGGCACGCGAGCAGGTGAGGGAGATCGAAGCAAGGTTTGCGCAAGAGTCGAGTGCGGCCGGATTTGAAGATATGCGTGCGCTGGGGTGGTCAGCGATCGATAACGACACGTCGCGTGATCTGGACCAGATTGAAGTGGCGGAGCGCGTTGGCGATGACATCCGGTTGCATGTGGCGATTGGTGATGTGGCGGCAGCAGTGGAGAAAGACTCCCCGATTGATGAACACGCCCGGCAGCAGACGCAGACGATCTATACCGCGGTGAAGAACTTCCCGATGCTGCCGCTGGAGTTGTCGACGGGGTTGACGTCGTTGAATGAGAACGCCGACCGGTTGGCTGTGGTGATCAGCTTCACGGTGCGGCCGGATGGCTCGCTGGCAGACGAGACGGTGACGCGGGCGCGGGTAAGAAATCGCGCGCAGCTGGCGTACTCGCGCGTGGGGCCGTGGCTGGAGAGGGTTGCGGCTGGAGCGAAGGACGACGATGTGTTGTCGTTGCGTTCAGATTCGGCGCGTGAGCATGACGAGGAGCAGCTTGATTCTGGCTCTTTGCCTGCGAACTGGCTGGTCGAGCAGTTGAAGATGCAGGACGAGGCGACGCAGCGGCTACATGCGGCGCGTGTGGCCAAGGGCGCGCTGGAGTTTCATAAGGCTGAGGCCGATCCGGTGGTCGTCGATGGCAAGGTAATCGATGTGCAGGAGGCGACGCAGAACCGCGCGATGCTGCTGATCGAGGACCTGATGGTCGCGGCGAATGGCGTGATGGCGCGTACGTTGCGCAAGGGGAAGCGCAGTGGGTTGCAGCGCGTGGTGGTGATCCCGCAGCGGTGGGAGCGCATTGCGTCGCTGGCGAAGGACAAAGGCTATGACCTTCCGGTGACCCCTGATTCTTATGCGCTGAACGGTGTGCTGGAGCAGATTCGAGCGAAGGACCCTGACCACTACCCGGATGTTGCGCTGGCTGTGATCAAGCTGATGGGGCCGGGAGAGTACATCCTGATGAAGCCGGAGGATGATCCCACGGGGCACTTCGGGCTGGCTGCCCGAGACTACACCCACTCAACGGCGCCGAACCGCAGGTTCCCGGATGTAGTGACACAGCGTGCGCTTCATGCGTTGCAGGACAAGCAGCCTGCGCCGTATGGGGATGAAGACCTGACGGCGATTGCGATGCATTGCAACGAGGCGGACAAGGCTCTGCGCAAGATTGAGCGCGATATGCAGAAGCGTGTTGCTGCCGTGGCGATGGCGAAGCATGTGGGCGAGACGTTCCGCGCGGTGATCACCGGAGCGAGCGAGAAGGGCGTGTATGCGCGTGTGATTGCGCCGCCGTTTGAAGGTCGCATCATACAGGGTGGTGATGCGCTTGATGTGGGCGACAAGGTGAATGTGAAGTTGATTCACACGAACCCTGCGAGGGCGTTTATTGACTTTGCGTATGTGGGGAAAAGATAA
- a CDS encoding ATP-binding protein has protein sequence MENQVRAQAPQELIAQNPELFAALFDASPEGVILFDAQYRILYANKRARSISRIEPEYILSSTLWELYPGAIGTLVEATYRRVQETRIGASLPDFYYEPFDHWVRVHAKPVGEGFAVFYSDVSKEHRLAMAKSESERRLSLAMEVNNGVGIWEWDIQHDLVYADKRFAAIYGVDEHEAEQGTSIANFTRNIHPDDVTSTTELIQQAIASNNSFYAEYRIRQADGSDVWIAARGQVIRNELGEPLRFPGVSVDITERRKTEAALMQAEKLAAVGRLASSIAHEINNPLEAVTNLVFLASQQAILPEVQGFLDLADQELRRVSVIVNQTLRFHKQSTAPTDCQPEDLFRSTLPLYEGRLRNASISVDVRVRSTRNVSCFEGDIRQVLSNLIGNAIDAMPQGGRLLLGVRNATEWATGRRGLALVVADTGSGMPPEVQKHIFDAFFTTKGHSGTGLGLWISSEIMRRHGGTLGLRSSTSPQHHGTVFTLFLPLPS, from the coding sequence ATGGAGAACCAAGTTCGCGCCCAGGCCCCGCAGGAACTCATCGCGCAGAACCCCGAGCTCTTCGCCGCGCTCTTCGATGCTTCGCCCGAAGGCGTCATCCTCTTCGACGCGCAGTATCGAATCCTCTACGCCAACAAGAGAGCGCGCAGCATCAGCAGAATCGAGCCAGAGTACATCCTCTCCTCCACTCTCTGGGAGCTCTACCCCGGGGCCATCGGCACCCTGGTTGAAGCCACCTATCGCCGCGTGCAGGAAACGCGCATCGGCGCCAGCCTGCCAGACTTCTACTATGAGCCCTTCGACCACTGGGTGCGCGTCCATGCCAAACCCGTTGGGGAAGGCTTCGCCGTCTTCTACTCCGACGTCTCCAAAGAACATCGTCTGGCCATGGCCAAAAGCGAAAGCGAGCGCCGCCTCTCCCTCGCCATGGAAGTCAACAACGGCGTCGGCATCTGGGAGTGGGACATCCAGCACGACCTCGTCTACGCCGACAAACGCTTCGCCGCCATCTATGGCGTCGACGAGCACGAAGCTGAGCAAGGCACCTCCATCGCCAACTTCACCCGCAACATCCATCCCGACGACGTCACCAGCACCACCGAGTTGATCCAGCAGGCCATCGCCTCCAACAACAGCTTCTACGCCGAGTACCGCATCCGTCAGGCCGATGGCTCCGACGTCTGGATCGCCGCCCGTGGCCAGGTCATCCGCAACGAACTCGGCGAGCCTCTTCGCTTCCCCGGCGTCTCCGTCGACATCACCGAGCGCCGCAAGACCGAAGCCGCGCTTATGCAGGCAGAAAAACTCGCCGCCGTCGGCCGTCTCGCCAGCTCCATCGCGCACGAGATCAACAACCCGCTTGAAGCCGTCACCAACCTCGTCTTCCTCGCCAGCCAGCAAGCTATCCTGCCCGAAGTACAGGGCTTCCTCGACCTGGCCGACCAGGAGCTGCGCCGCGTCTCCGTCATCGTCAACCAGACCCTGCGCTTCCATAAGCAAAGCACCGCTCCTACCGATTGCCAGCCCGAAGATCTCTTCCGCAGTACGCTCCCGCTCTACGAAGGCCGCCTGCGCAACGCCAGCATCTCCGTCGACGTACGCGTCCGCTCCACCCGCAACGTTTCCTGCTTCGAAGGGGACATCCGACAGGTACTCTCCAACCTCATCGGCAACGCGATCGACGCCATGCCCCAGGGCGGCCGCCTCCTCCTCGGCGTTCGCAACGCCACCGAATGGGCTACCGGCCGTCGCGGCCTCGCGCTCGTCGTCGCCGACACCGGCTCAGGCATGCCGCCGGAGGTGCAAAAGCACATCTTCGACGCCTTCTTCACCACGAAGGGGCACAGCGGCACCGGCCTCGGCCTCTGGATCTCCAGCGAGATCATGCGCCGCCACGGAGGCACGCTCGGCCTCCGCTCCAGCACCTCCCCACAGCACCACGGGACCGTTTTCACCCTCTTTTTGCCCCTTCCCTCCTGA
- a CDS encoding 2-oxoglutarate dehydrogenase E1 component, translating into MPTTTAKPIKPKPAAKNTAERETTFDIFRRWGFLQATLDPLGQYLPAEPFPTPAPDGPDSEEARKYYCGSIGAEFMHIASPEKRAWIQNELERDYKPEDTARILTGLIRADAFEQVIQQRYLGTKRFSLEGLTALVPFLEQLFTTAADLGVTRSIFAMAHRGRLNVMVNTVGRQGYEVFSKFEDVDPRTTMGGGDVKYHMGATGDFHTAHGKTVSLHLASNPSHLEAADPVVMGRTRARQTRVGEEGTQQILPMIIHGDAAYAGQGIWAETLVLATIKGYTVGGTIQVITNNLLGFTANPEESNSSRFASDLSKRLPIPIFHVNAEDPAAVVRVAEIAAKYRQEFASDVVVDLIGYRRHGHSEVDDPTVTQPRRYAKIKNHPTLSKLYAEQLGVDSTEEVKKFQDEFLEAQRKAAAEEVKTKTSNFVMKRMHELPEYWKPYTGGALSPNDNPVTGLSADKLGELAKKLTSYPDGFNIHPKVAKLLEQRADMGAGKKPLDYGFAELLAHASLLDAGTPVRLSGQDSQRGTFNQRHSMLIDTETELRWSPLSHISENQGQWEVYNSMLSEAACLGYEYGFSRDYPEALTLWEAQFGDFANGAQIIIDQFLAAGEAKWGLLSGLVMLLPHGYEGQGPEHSSARVERYLQLAAQDNIQIAQPSTAAQYFHLLRRQAMRTWRKPLIVFTPKSMLRHPDALSPLTDLVADRFQLVVPDNEAKDARRVLVCTGKIGHNLRVERAKRGVTDVAIIFVDQLYPWPEAELEAAIAQHPTAKDIVWVQEEPANMGALTYVMPRLKQLAHDKAVLSVKRVASASPATGSAKAHEIEEKALVDLALGHGD; encoded by the coding sequence ATGCCGACCACAACCGCTAAGCCCATCAAGCCTAAGCCTGCCGCGAAAAACACCGCCGAACGCGAAACCACCTTCGACATCTTCCGTCGCTGGGGCTTCCTTCAGGCCACGCTCGATCCCCTCGGGCAGTACCTTCCCGCCGAACCTTTTCCCACGCCTGCGCCCGACGGCCCCGACAGCGAAGAAGCCCGCAAGTACTACTGCGGCTCCATCGGTGCCGAGTTCATGCACATCGCTTCGCCTGAGAAGCGTGCATGGATTCAGAACGAGCTCGAGCGCGACTACAAGCCCGAAGACACCGCCCGCATCCTCACCGGACTCATCCGCGCCGACGCCTTCGAACAGGTCATCCAGCAGCGCTACCTCGGTACCAAGCGCTTCTCGCTCGAAGGCCTGACCGCACTCGTCCCCTTCCTCGAGCAGCTCTTCACCACCGCTGCCGATCTCGGCGTCACGCGCTCCATCTTCGCCATGGCCCACCGTGGCCGTCTCAACGTGATGGTCAACACCGTTGGCCGTCAGGGCTACGAAGTCTTCTCCAAGTTCGAAGACGTTGACCCTCGCACCACCATGGGTGGCGGCGACGTGAAGTACCACATGGGCGCCACCGGCGACTTCCATACCGCGCACGGCAAGACCGTCTCGCTACACCTTGCGTCCAACCCCTCGCACCTTGAGGCTGCCGACCCCGTCGTCATGGGACGCACACGCGCCCGCCAGACCCGCGTCGGCGAAGAAGGCACGCAGCAGATTCTGCCGATGATCATCCACGGGGATGCAGCCTACGCTGGTCAGGGCATCTGGGCGGAGACGCTCGTGCTCGCCACCATTAAGGGCTACACCGTCGGCGGTACCATCCAGGTCATCACCAACAACCTGCTCGGCTTCACCGCAAACCCCGAAGAGTCCAACTCCTCGCGCTTTGCCTCCGACCTCTCCAAGCGTTTGCCGATCCCGATCTTCCACGTCAACGCAGAAGACCCCGCAGCCGTCGTCCGTGTCGCCGAGATCGCCGCGAAGTACCGTCAGGAGTTCGCCTCCGACGTCGTCGTCGACCTCATCGGCTACCGTCGTCACGGTCACTCCGAAGTTGACGATCCCACCGTCACGCAGCCTCGCCGCTACGCCAAGATCAAGAACCACCCCACGCTCTCCAAACTCTACGCAGAGCAACTCGGTGTGGACTCGACAGAAGAAGTGAAGAAGTTCCAGGACGAGTTCCTCGAGGCCCAGCGCAAGGCTGCCGCCGAGGAAGTCAAAACCAAAACCAGCAACTTCGTGATGAAGCGCATGCACGAGCTCCCTGAGTACTGGAAGCCCTACACCGGCGGTGCACTCTCGCCAAACGACAACCCGGTCACCGGCCTCAGTGCGGACAAGCTCGGCGAACTTGCGAAGAAGCTCACCAGCTATCCGGACGGCTTCAACATCCACCCCAAGGTCGCTAAGCTGCTCGAACAGCGCGCCGATATGGGCGCTGGCAAGAAGCCGCTCGACTACGGCTTCGCGGAGCTACTCGCGCACGCCTCGCTGCTGGATGCAGGCACACCCGTTCGCCTCTCCGGCCAGGACTCGCAGCGCGGCACCTTCAACCAGCGTCACTCCATGCTCATTGACACCGAGACCGAGCTGCGCTGGTCGCCGCTGAGCCACATCAGCGAGAATCAGGGCCAGTGGGAGGTCTACAACTCCATGCTCTCCGAGGCTGCCTGCCTCGGCTACGAGTACGGCTTCTCGCGCGACTATCCCGAAGCCCTCACCCTTTGGGAAGCGCAGTTCGGCGACTTCGCCAACGGCGCGCAGATCATCATCGACCAGTTCCTCGCCGCGGGCGAAGCCAAGTGGGGCTTGCTCTCCGGCCTCGTCATGCTGCTGCCGCACGGCTACGAAGGGCAGGGCCCGGAGCACTCCTCAGCTCGCGTCGAGCGTTACCTCCAGCTCGCCGCTCAGGACAATATCCAGATCGCTCAGCCTTCCACCGCAGCACAGTACTTCCACCTGCTCCGCCGTCAGGCGATGCGCACCTGGCGTAAGCCGCTCATCGTCTTCACCCCGAAGTCGATGCTGCGCCACCCCGACGCGCTCAGCCCGCTCACCGACCTCGTCGCCGATCGCTTCCAGCTCGTTGTCCCCGACAATGAAGCGAAGGACGCTCGTCGCGTGCTCGTCTGCACCGGCAAGATCGGCCACAATCTCCGCGTCGAACGCGCCAAGCGCGGCGTCACCGACGTGGCCATCATCTTCGTCGACCAGCTTTACCCCTGGCCCGAAGCCGAGCTCGAAGCCGCCATCGCGCAGCATCCCACGGCGAAGGACATCGTCTGGGTCCAGGAAGAGCCCGCCAACATGGGCGCTCTCACCTACGTGATGCCGCGCCTCAAGCAGCTCGCCCATGACAAGGCGGTCCTCTCGGTCAAGCGCGTCGCCTCTGCCAGCCCGGCCACCGGCTCCGCCAAGGCTCACGAGATCGAAGAGAAAGCACTCGTCGACCTAGCCCTCGGCCACGGCGACTAA
- a CDS encoding MFS transporter, with translation MGETGHVDSTDVGAVKTQATGAGGGPFEPLKIPLFRDRWVASTVSSVGTWMQDTAGTWLMTALTTSPLLIALMQTAASLPVLFLGLLAGATADIYDRRRLLIFWQAWMLVSVGVLTILTFFGVVSPWALLAFTFLLNIGSAMNNPAWQAIVPELVPHDQLPAAVTLNAASNNIARAVGPALGGLMIAVFTHAVTGAAWVFAFNAVSFAGVIWILWQWHRQAIFKSALPAERIAGSVRSGLRFVRYSPTLQGSLIRAFAFSFFVSAVWSLLALVAKSDLKQGAMGYGILNGCLGLGAVVAATTLSRIRQKLSADKLLAMTSIYYVLALLVLAWVKMPAVVIATLLGAGFCWTSTMSTLNVSVQLSVPQWVYARALGTYLMTFQGGLAIGSVVWGAIAEHYSTRVSLTCSAVGLALSLPFTLRIHILKGALPDLTPYQFKRPIPQFPTAPHPEDGPVRVSIEYCVKPENYAAFTRAIHELEGARLRDGAIRWGIYRDAAMPDHLNETFVMESWLDYLRSRERTTLADQEIRERVWALHSGDGPPAVTHQVWATEVPMD, from the coding sequence ATGGGCGAAACAGGGCATGTAGATTCGACTGATGTTGGGGCTGTGAAGACTCAGGCTACGGGAGCGGGCGGTGGGCCGTTTGAGCCGCTGAAAATTCCGCTTTTCCGCGACCGGTGGGTGGCTTCGACGGTTTCAAGCGTGGGCACGTGGATGCAGGACACTGCAGGCACGTGGCTGATGACGGCGTTGACGACGTCTCCGCTGTTGATTGCGCTGATGCAGACGGCGGCGAGTTTGCCGGTGCTGTTTCTTGGACTGCTGGCGGGCGCGACGGCGGACATTTATGACCGGCGCAGGCTGCTGATCTTCTGGCAGGCGTGGATGCTGGTGAGCGTCGGCGTGCTGACGATTCTGACGTTTTTCGGCGTGGTGTCGCCGTGGGCGCTGCTGGCGTTTACGTTCCTGCTGAACATTGGCTCGGCGATGAACAACCCGGCCTGGCAGGCGATTGTGCCGGAGCTTGTGCCGCATGACCAGTTGCCGGCGGCTGTGACGCTGAACGCGGCGAGCAACAATATCGCCCGGGCGGTGGGGCCTGCGCTGGGTGGCTTGATGATCGCCGTCTTTACGCATGCGGTGACGGGCGCGGCGTGGGTGTTTGCGTTCAACGCGGTATCGTTTGCTGGCGTGATCTGGATCCTGTGGCAGTGGCATCGACAGGCGATTTTCAAGAGCGCGTTGCCTGCAGAGCGGATCGCTGGGTCGGTGCGTTCGGGGCTGCGGTTTGTGCGCTACTCGCCGACGTTGCAGGGATCACTGATTCGGGCGTTTGCGTTCTCGTTCTTTGTGAGTGCAGTGTGGTCGTTGCTGGCGCTGGTGGCGAAGAGCGATCTGAAGCAGGGCGCGATGGGCTACGGCATTCTGAACGGATGCCTGGGACTGGGCGCGGTGGTGGCGGCGACGACGCTGTCGCGGATTCGGCAGAAGCTGAGCGCAGACAAACTGCTGGCGATGACGTCGATCTACTACGTGCTGGCGCTGCTGGTGCTGGCGTGGGTGAAGATGCCGGCGGTGGTGATTGCTACGCTGCTGGGCGCGGGCTTCTGCTGGACGTCGACGATGAGCACGCTGAATGTGAGTGTGCAGTTGAGCGTGCCGCAGTGGGTGTATGCGCGGGCGCTGGGCACGTACCTGATGACGTTTCAAGGCGGGTTGGCGATTGGCTCTGTGGTGTGGGGAGCGATTGCGGAGCATTATTCGACGCGCGTGTCTCTGACGTGCTCCGCGGTGGGGTTGGCGTTGTCGCTGCCGTTTACGCTGCGTATCCATATTCTGAAGGGAGCGCTGCCAGACCTGACTCCGTATCAGTTCAAACGGCCGATTCCGCAGTTCCCGACGGCTCCGCACCCAGAAGATGGGCCGGTGCGCGTGTCGATTGAGTACTGCGTGAAGCCCGAGAATTATGCGGCGTTTACGCGAGCGATTCATGAGTTGGAAGGGGCGCGGTTGCGAGATGGTGCAATCCGCTGGGGTATCTATCGCGATGCGGCGATGCCGGACCATCTGAACGAGACGTTTGTGATGGAGAGCTGGCTGGACTATCTGCGCTCGCGTGAGAGAACGACGCTGGCGGATCAGGAGATTCGTGAGCGGGTGTGGGCGTTGCATTCGGGCGATGGCCCGCCAGCGGTGACGCACCAGGTGTGGGCTACGGAAGTACCGATGGACTAG
- a CDS encoding cold-shock protein, with translation MEQGTVKWFNDAKGFGFISRQNGEDVFVHYSAINTNGFKSLQEGQAVQFNVVKGPKGWQASDVQPL, from the coding sequence ATGGAACAGGGAACAGTTAAGTGGTTCAACGACGCCAAGGGTTTTGGCTTCATCAGCCGTCAGAATGGTGAAGACGTATTTGTGCACTACTCTGCAATCAACACCAACGGTTTCAAGAGCCTGCAGGAAGGCCAGGCTGTTCAGTTCAATGTGGTCAAGGGACCTAAGGGCTGGCAGGCTTCGGATGTACAGCCCCTGTAA
- the cmk gene encoding (d)CMP kinase has translation MNSSTVETTGRRERPVIAIDGPAGAGKSTVAAHLARHFGYLNLETGAMYRALALKAIENDIDFADGEALMRLAAVTKIRLEPQLEGNRVLLDGVDVSRRVRDGDVTAAASKVSVHPPLRVWMVDQQRALGKAGGVVMEGRDIGTVVFPDAEVKIFLDAAPEVRGNRRYRQAGVNDAKVTEESLVKDLKERDERDRNRADSPLKPAEDAVILDSTGLSLEDVLTKAETIVAEHLATR, from the coding sequence ATGAACTCTTCTACTGTTGAGACAACCGGACGCCGCGAGCGTCCGGTGATTGCAATCGATGGGCCTGCGGGAGCGGGCAAGAGCACAGTGGCGGCGCACCTTGCGCGTCACTTTGGCTACCTGAACCTGGAAACCGGTGCGATGTATCGAGCGCTGGCGCTGAAGGCTATCGAGAACGATATCGACTTTGCCGACGGTGAGGCGCTGATGCGTCTCGCCGCGGTAACGAAGATTCGGCTGGAACCACAGTTGGAAGGCAATCGCGTATTGTTGGACGGCGTGGATGTTTCGCGCCGGGTTCGCGATGGCGATGTGACGGCCGCGGCGTCAAAGGTGAGCGTGCATCCTCCGTTGCGTGTGTGGATGGTGGACCAGCAGCGCGCGCTGGGCAAGGCCGGTGGCGTGGTGATGGAAGGCCGCGATATCGGGACAGTCGTTTTTCCGGATGCCGAGGTCAAGATTTTCCTGGATGCGGCCCCTGAAGTACGAGGAAATCGCCGTTACCGTCAGGCTGGCGTCAACGATGCGAAGGTGACGGAAGAGTCGCTGGTGAAGGACCTGAAGGAGCGCGATGAGCGCGACCGGAATCGCGCGGATTCTCCGCTGAAACCCGCAGAGGACGCGGTAATTCTTGATTCTACGGGGCTCTCGCTGGAGGATGTGCTGACGAAGGCTGAGACGATAGTGGCGGAGCATCTGGCTACGCGCTAG
- the mutL gene encoding DNA mismatch repair endonuclease MutL, whose amino-acid sequence MGRIKVLSDQVANQIAAGEVVERPASVVKELLENALDAGATRIRVEVEGGGRKLIRIVDNGHGMGRDDALLAFERHATSKLRSSDDLLSIATLGFRGEALPSIASVARVLLETRAPEDEVGTVVEINGGNMMRVEDAGLPAGTTLAVRDLFFNTPARKKFMRSEQTELGHVAALVTHYALAHPQKHFELHSATQTLVMAPAVADAGERLYQIFGRETFQSLIPVTAEIDFARAGLPEPPPWKRSEDYEAPEPGFIRLTGFVSKPELQKLNRNSVYVFANGRLIRDRLILHALTEAYRNIIPPTSFPVVLLFLELPPQEIDVNVHPAKTEVRFRQGSFVHDFVRDAARTALMNARPAASFFQALNAAPTASASLMVDISPLSGVDQPLTGPNGVEPVAQSEVIEPADVAGFDLRERVVPPSPGRLSFEGAGIAVGYGESDVAAAVAESEAEQPTLNNLATLKPLGQLRDSFILAVNEEGLWIVDQHVAHERVLFEKILRERQVEAVQRQRLLMPLLVDLLPEQMVRFTDIAEELERNGFEAEPFGPRTLAVKAAPVGLEGRELERVLEEVLGNTEKTAQVENEELRRTRIAASIACHAAIKVNMPLEPSKMEWLLSELGKTQHPTSCPHGRPIALRYSMKDIQRAFQRI is encoded by the coding sequence ATGGGCCGTATTAAAGTTCTTTCCGACCAGGTTGCGAACCAGATCGCCGCAGGCGAAGTGGTGGAGCGACCTGCGTCTGTCGTGAAGGAACTGCTCGAAAACGCGCTCGATGCGGGCGCTACACGCATCCGCGTGGAGGTCGAAGGCGGCGGCCGCAAACTGATCCGCATCGTCGACAACGGTCACGGCATGGGACGCGATGATGCGTTGCTCGCCTTTGAGCGTCACGCGACCTCGAAGCTTCGTTCCAGCGACGATCTCCTGAGCATCGCCACGCTGGGTTTTCGCGGAGAAGCCTTGCCGTCCATCGCCTCGGTCGCGCGTGTGCTGCTGGAGACGCGTGCACCGGAAGACGAAGTCGGCACCGTCGTTGAGATCAACGGCGGCAACATGATGCGCGTCGAGGACGCCGGCCTGCCCGCAGGTACGACGCTGGCGGTGCGCGACCTGTTCTTCAATACGCCGGCCCGCAAAAAGTTCATGCGTTCGGAGCAGACAGAACTGGGCCATGTGGCCGCGCTCGTGACGCACTATGCGCTCGCGCATCCGCAGAAGCACTTCGAGTTGCACTCCGCGACGCAGACGCTCGTAATGGCTCCCGCCGTCGCCGATGCCGGGGAACGGCTGTATCAGATCTTCGGACGTGAAACGTTTCAAAGTCTCATACCCGTGACCGCGGAGATCGACTTTGCGCGCGCCGGATTGCCAGAACCCCCGCCCTGGAAGCGTTCTGAGGACTACGAAGCCCCCGAACCGGGCTTTATTCGGCTCACTGGTTTCGTTTCAAAACCTGAATTGCAGAAGCTCAACCGCAACTCGGTCTACGTCTTCGCCAACGGCCGCCTGATCCGCGACCGCCTGATTCTGCATGCCCTCACCGAGGCCTACCGCAACATCATTCCGCCGACCTCGTTCCCGGTAGTCCTTTTGTTTCTGGAGCTTCCGCCTCAAGAGATTGACGTAAACGTCCACCCGGCCAAGACCGAAGTGCGTTTCCGTCAAGGTTCGTTTGTCCATGATTTTGTGCGGGATGCGGCTCGGACAGCGTTGATGAATGCACGTCCTGCCGCAAGCTTCTTTCAGGCTCTTAACGCCGCTCCAACCGCAAGCGCCTCTCTCATGGTGGACATAAGTCCTTTATCTGGAGTAGATCAGCCGTTGACGGGGCCCAATGGCGTGGAGCCGGTGGCGCAGAGCGAAGTGATCGAACCGGCTGATGTGGCTGGGTTTGATCTGCGCGAGCGCGTAGTGCCGCCGTCGCCGGGCCGGTTGAGCTTTGAAGGTGCGGGGATTGCTGTTGGTTATGGCGAAAGTGACGTTGCTGCAGCAGTTGCGGAGAGCGAAGCGGAGCAGCCGACGCTGAACAATCTGGCGACGTTGAAGCCGTTGGGGCAACTGCGCGATTCGTTCATCCTCGCCGTAAATGAAGAGGGGCTTTGGATTGTGGATCAGCATGTCGCGCATGAGCGCGTGCTGTTTGAAAAGATCCTGCGCGAGCGCCAGGTGGAGGCGGTACAGCGCCAACGTTTGTTGATGCCGCTGCTGGTGGATCTACTTCCGGAGCAGATGGTGAGATTTACCGACATTGCTGAGGAGTTGGAGCGGAATGGCTTTGAGGCGGAGCCGTTCGGGCCTCGGACGTTGGCTGTGAAGGCTGCGCCGGTGGGGCTTGAGGGCCGGGAGCTGGAGCGCGTGCTCGAGGAAGTGCTTGGAAACACAGAGAAAACCGCCCAGGTGGAGAACGAAGAGCTGCGCCGGACGAGGATTGCGGCGTCGATTGCCTGCCACGCGGCGATCAAGGTGAACATGCCGCTGGAGCCCTCCAAGATGGAGTGGTTATTGTCAGAGTTGGGTAAGACTCAGCATCCTACGAGCTGTCCGCATGGCAGACCCATTGCACTGCGGTATTCTATGAAGGACATCCAGCGGGCGTTTCAGCGCATTTAG
- a CDS encoding type II toxin-antitoxin system RelE/ParE family toxin, with protein sequence MIRSFKHKGLEKFFTTGSKAGIQPAHAVKLRRQLSLLDRAASAEQMNFPGWALHALTGSLEGHWSVRVNGNWRMTFRFQNGDAEIVDYQDYH encoded by the coding sequence TTGATTCGCTCGTTCAAACACAAAGGGTTGGAGAAGTTCTTCACCACTGGGTCGAAGGCGGGCATACAGCCTGCTCATGCAGTAAAGCTGAGGCGGCAACTGTCTCTTCTGGATCGGGCGGCGTCTGCAGAACAGATGAACTTTCCAGGATGGGCGTTACATGCTCTGACGGGAAGCCTAGAAGGCCATTGGTCCGTTCGAGTCAACGGCAACTGGCGAATGACCTTTCGCTTCCAAAACGGCGACGCTGAAATTGTCGACTACCAGGATTATCACTGA